A single window of Balaenoptera acutorostrata chromosome X, mBalAcu1.1, whole genome shotgun sequence DNA harbors:
- the F8A1 gene encoding 40-kDa huntingtin-associated protein yields MAASAAGLGGGSGPGPEAGDFLARYRQVCNKLKKRFLRKPNVAEAGEQFSQLGRELRAQECLPYAAWCQLAVARCQQALFHGPGEALALTEAARLFLRQERDARQRLACPAAYGEPLQAAAAALGAAVRLHLELGQPAAAAALCLELAAALRDLGQPAAAAGHFQRAAQLQLPQLPLAALQALGDAASCQLLARDYSGALALFTRMQRLALEHGAHPLPPPGPQPPPQPQPGAGAASAPPLALLPPGAGSAAAPSPAALGAFADVLVRCEVSRVLLLLLLQPPPAKLLPEHAHTLEKYSWEAFDGHGQDGSGPLPEELFLLLQSLVMATHEKDTEAVKSLQVEMWPLLSAEQNHLLHLVLQETISPSGQGI; encoded by the coding sequence ATGGCGGCTTCCGCGGCCGGGCTGGGCGGCGGTTCGGGTCCCGGGCCTGAGGCCGGGGACTTCCTGGCGCGCTACCGCCAGGTGTGCAACAAGCTGAAGAAGCGGTTCCTGCGGAAGCCGAACGTGGCGGAGGCCGGCGAGCAGTTCAGCCAGCTGGGGCGCGAGCTGCGCGCCCAGGAGTGCCTGCCGTACGCGGCCTGGTGCCAGCTGGCCGTGGCCCGCTGCCAGCAGGCGCTCTTCCACGGGCCCGGGGAGGCGCTGGCGCTGACCGAGGCCGCGCGCCTCTTCCTGCGGCAGGAGCGCGACGCGCGCCAGCGCTTGGCCTGCCCCGCCGCCTACGGGGAGCCGCTgcaggccgccgccgccgccctggGCGCCGCCGTGCGCCTGCACCTGGAGCTAGGCCAGCCGGCTGCCGCCGCCGCGCTCTGCCTCGAGCTGGCGGCCGCCCTGCGCGACCTGGGCCagccggccgccgccgccggccaCTTCCAACGCGCCGCGCAGCTGCAGCTGCCCCAGCTGCCCCTGGCCGCCCTGCAGGCGCTCGGCGACGCCGCGTCCTGCCAGCTGCTGGCGCGCGACTACAGCGGCGCCCTGGCGCTCTTCACGCGCATGCAGCGCCTGGCGCTGGAGCACGGCGCCCACCCGCTGCCGCCGCCGGGGCCGCAGCCCCCGCCGCAGCCGCAGCCCGGGGCCGGCGCGGCCTCCGCCCCACCGCTCGCGCTGCTCCCACCCGGCGCGGGCTCCGCGGCCGCGCCCTCCCCCGCCGCGCTGGGCGCCTTCGCCGACGTGCTGGTCCGCTGCGAGGTGTCCCgcgtgctgctgctgctgctcctgcAGCCGCCGCCCGCCAAGCTCCTGCCGGAGCACGCGCACACCCTGGAGAAGTACTCCTGGGAGGCCTTCGACGGCCACGGGCAGGACGGCAGCGGCCCGCTTCCCGAGGAGCTCTTCCTGCTGCTGCAGTCCTTGGTCATGGCCACCCACGAGAAGGACACGGAAGCCGTCAAGTCGCTGCAGGTGGAGATGTGGCCCCTGTTGAGCGCCGAGCAGAACCACCTCCTGCACCTCGTTCTGCAGGAAACCATCTCCCCGTCGGGCCAGGGGATCTGA